In Synechococcus sp. PCC 6312, one genomic interval encodes:
- the cysW gene encoding sulfate ABC transporter permease subunit CysW, with product MNANRTRYQKTISAWDWLWIGLGLGFLALVVGLPVINIFYQAFNKGLLAYWQGINTPQAWHAIGLTLTAVVIAVPLNTLFGISAAWVIARQQFWGRKLLLQLVDLPLTISPIIVGLMFVLLYSPLGSLFEYWVNQWNVKIIFALPGIVLVTVFVTLPFVVREVLPALQDLGREQEESAKTLGANSWQVFWQVVLPNIRWAVLYGVLLSTARALGEFGAVSVVSGKIIGETNTLTLHVERMYLEYETIAAFACASLLGLVALLTLICQELLRRFDNRIAS from the coding sequence GTGAATGCAAACCGGACACGTTACCAAAAAACTATCTCGGCTTGGGACTGGCTCTGGATTGGCCTGGGGTTAGGTTTCCTCGCCCTGGTAGTGGGATTGCCCGTGATCAATATTTTTTATCAGGCTTTTAACAAAGGATTATTAGCCTATTGGCAAGGCATTAATACCCCCCAGGCCTGGCACGCCATTGGCTTAACCCTAACAGCAGTCGTGATTGCAGTTCCCTTAAATACTCTATTTGGGATTAGCGCGGCCTGGGTGATTGCTCGGCAACAATTTTGGGGGCGGAAACTCCTGCTTCAATTAGTAGATTTGCCATTAACGATTTCCCCGATCATTGTCGGCCTGATGTTTGTGTTGCTTTATAGTCCGCTCGGTAGTTTGTTTGAGTATTGGGTGAACCAGTGGAATGTAAAAATTATTTTTGCCTTGCCCGGCATTGTCCTCGTTACTGTTTTTGTCACCTTACCCTTTGTTGTCCGAGAAGTATTGCCCGCATTACAGGATCTGGGGCGTGAACAGGAAGAGTCAGCCAAAACTCTAGGGGCCAATAGTTGGCAAGTCTTTTGGCAAGTGGTGTTACCCAATATTCGTTGGGCAGTTTTGTATGGGGTCTTACTCTCAACGGCGCGGGCACTGGGGGAATTTGGGGCCGTTTCGGTGGTTTCCGGCAAAATTATTGGCGAGACGAATACCTTAACGCTCCATGTGGAACGGATGTACTTGGAGTATGAAACCATTGCTGCCTTTGCTTGTGCATCTCTACTTGGATTAGTCGCACTGCTCACTTTAATCTGCCAAGAGCTTTTGCGCCGCTTCGATAATCGTATTGCCAGTTAA
- a CDS encoding sulfate ABC transporter substrate-binding protein, whose product MDFMRLSNSSLPQKFSIPLGSSSRRAFLGLSGSALLLTTGLGLAQPVFAQNKPVKLTLVSYAVTKSAYERIIPKFVALYKKQTGQTVEFQQSYGGSGSQTRAVIDGLNADVVHLALGADVDQLQSAGLVKPGWEKRAPNNAIVQRSVIAFITRDGNPKKITKWTDLIKPGVKVITANPKTSGGARWNFLGLWSSVLQTGGNDAKARQFVSQVLKNAPILPKDAREATDVFVKQGQGDVLLNYENEVLLAQSKGEKVDFTIPSVNFSIDTPVAVVDRNVDRNGSRKAAEAFVKYLFTPEAQTEYAKAFFRPVNPTVAKQFSKQFPAVTNLSNINKFGGWDVAQQKFFANNGLFDQILLANRR is encoded by the coding sequence ATGGACTTTATGAGGTTATCAAATTCTTCTCTGCCACAAAAATTTTCTATTCCTCTTGGCTCCAGTTCTCGGCGCGCCTTCCTGGGCTTGAGTGGCTCTGCCTTGCTCCTTACGACTGGCCTGGGTTTAGCCCAACCTGTTTTTGCTCAAAATAAGCCAGTCAAGCTGACCCTGGTCTCCTATGCTGTCACTAAATCTGCCTATGAGCGAATTATTCCCAAGTTTGTGGCGCTTTATAAAAAACAGACCGGCCAAACCGTGGAATTTCAGCAGAGCTATGGGGGATCTGGCTCCCAAACTCGAGCCGTGATTGATGGCTTAAATGCTGATGTGGTGCATTTAGCATTAGGTGCCGATGTAGATCAATTACAGTCGGCCGGCCTGGTTAAACCCGGTTGGGAAAAGCGGGCCCCCAACAATGCCATTGTTCAGCGCTCGGTCATTGCCTTTATCACCCGTGATGGGAATCCTAAGAAAATTACTAAGTGGACAGACCTAATCAAGCCAGGGGTCAAGGTAATTACGGCCAACCCCAAAACCTCTGGTGGTGCCCGGTGGAACTTCTTGGGGTTGTGGAGTTCTGTCCTGCAAACTGGTGGGAATGATGCCAAAGCTCGGCAGTTTGTCTCCCAAGTGCTGAAAAATGCTCCAATCTTGCCGAAGGATGCTCGGGAAGCAACAGATGTGTTTGTCAAACAAGGGCAGGGAGATGTATTGCTCAATTATGAAAATGAGGTTCTTCTGGCGCAATCTAAAGGAGAAAAAGTCGACTTCACAATTCCATCTGTCAACTTTTCTATTGATACTCCTGTAGCTGTAGTGGATCGGAATGTGGATCGGAATGGCTCCCGTAAAGCAGCTGAAGCATTTGTGAAATATCTTTTCACTCCCGAAGCTCAAACGGAATATGCCAAGGCCTTCTTCCGGCCTGTTAATCCGACTGTCGCTAAACAATTTAGCAAGCAATTTCCAGCAGTCACTAACCTGAGTAATATCAACAAGTTTGGTGGTTGGGATGTTGCTCAGCAGAAGTTCTTTGCCAATAATGGACTCTTTGATCAAATCTTGCTGGCAAACCGTCGTTAA
- a CDS encoding Crp/Fnr family transcriptional regulator encodes MVASLPHFGAGGNFVEYPSRSFLPTVPNRLWLIESGYVRSYIYTEEGSLIVMGIWGPGEVVGAALYSIHPVYLETITPVQARSTAWVTYANKQHLYAAYLKQAEALLVIRSQKRVELMVTKLLQWLGQRFGQSLEQGQVLELRLTHQDIAEILGVTRVTITRTFGLLEQQGFMQRLSTQRIILREADVWHYQI; translated from the coding sequence ATGGTTGCGTCTTTACCCCATTTTGGCGCGGGCGGAAACTTCGTGGAATACCCTTCTCGGAGTTTCTTGCCGACTGTCCCCAACCGCCTCTGGCTGATCGAGTCTGGTTATGTCCGTTCCTATATTTACACTGAGGAGGGAAGTTTAATCGTGATGGGAATTTGGGGGCCTGGGGAAGTAGTTGGTGCTGCCCTCTACTCAATTCATCCTGTTTATCTAGAAACCATAACACCCGTCCAGGCCCGTTCAACAGCATGGGTTACCTACGCGAATAAACAGCATCTTTATGCAGCCTATCTTAAACAAGCAGAGGCACTTTTAGTCATTCGCTCTCAAAAGCGAGTTGAACTGATGGTAACTAAACTATTGCAATGGCTAGGGCAACGGTTTGGACAATCCTTAGAACAGGGACAAGTTTTAGAGCTGAGGCTTACCCATCAAGATATTGCTGAAATTTTAGGTGTAACCCGTGTTACGATTACTCGCACATTTGGGTTATTGGAACAACAAGGATTTATGCAACGACTCTCAACTCAACGGATTATTTTACGAGAAGCTGATGTTTGGCATTATCAGATTTAA
- the cysK gene encoding cysteine synthase A produces MGLTNKIFSDNSQTIGETPLVRLNRIPGQAPATVLAKIEGRNPAYSVKCRIGAAMIWDAEKRGLLGPGKELIEPTSGNTGIALAFVAAARGIPLTLTMPETMSLERRKLLTAYGAKLILTEGVKGMTGAVLTAEEIAASDPERYVLLQQFRNPANPAIHEQTTGPEIWEATNGEIDILVSGVGTGGTITGVSRYIKQTQGKPILSVAVEPENSPVIAQTRAGLPLKPGPHKIQGIGAGFVPQNLDLSIVDQVESVTNEEAIDYARRLSREEGIIAGISCGAAVAVAVRLAKQPEHEGKTIVVVLPDSGERYLSTVLFDGIFNEKGLALV; encoded by the coding sequence ATGGGGCTTACAAACAAGATTTTCTCGGACAATAGTCAAACCATTGGCGAAACCCCACTGGTACGACTAAATCGAATTCCAGGCCAGGCCCCGGCAACGGTCTTAGCCAAAATCGAAGGGCGTAACCCTGCTTACTCGGTTAAGTGTCGGATTGGGGCGGCCATGATCTGGGATGCAGAAAAACGGGGCTTACTCGGGCCTGGGAAAGAGTTAATCGAACCCACTAGCGGCAATACTGGTATTGCTTTGGCATTTGTGGCTGCGGCCCGGGGAATTCCTTTAACCTTGACGATGCCGGAAACCATGAGCTTGGAGCGGCGCAAACTCCTGACAGCCTATGGAGCCAAGTTGATTTTGACTGAGGGTGTGAAGGGGATGACCGGGGCCGTTTTAACCGCCGAAGAGATTGCAGCGTCTGACCCAGAACGTTATGTGTTGCTGCAACAATTCCGCAATCCGGCGAATCCGGCCATTCATGAACAAACGACAGGCCCCGAAATTTGGGAAGCGACCAATGGCGAGATTGATATTTTGGTTTCTGGCGTGGGCACTGGTGGGACTATCACTGGAGTTTCCCGTTACATCAAACAGACCCAAGGTAAACCAATTCTCTCGGTGGCTGTCGAGCCGGAAAATAGTCCGGTGATTGCTCAAACCCGGGCGGGTCTCCCCCTCAAACCAGGCCCCCACAAAATTCAAGGGATTGGGGCTGGCTTTGTCCCCCAAAACTTAGATCTGTCCATCGTGGATCAGGTGGAAAGCGTCACTAACGAAGAAGCAATTGACTATGCTCGTCGTCTGTCGCGGGAAGAAGGGATTATTGCGGGAATTTCCTGCGGGGCGGCGGTGGCGGTGGCTGTCCGTTTAGCCAAACAACCGGAACATGAAGGCAAAACCATCGTTGTTGTCCTCCCAGACTCGGGTGAGCGTTATCTGAGTACGGTTCTTTTCGATGGCATTTTCAATGAAAAAGGGTTGGCCTTAGTATGA
- the epsC gene encoding serine O-acetyltransferase EpsC has protein sequence MTYLSPNSIKSSFSGRWGLDDVVTALSQAPSDQRPHHSLAEHYYPLPSRENLTAIVHNLRAVLFPRHFGDPELSDETTHYFVGNTLDKTLNLLKEQIQRELWLQQQYENNPEHTEASISQLAADITLQFAKTLPGIKFILDTDVNAAYLGDPAAQSTSEVLFCYPGIAAITFHRLAHALYRLDLPLLARIIAEVSHSETGIDIHPGATIGRSFFIDHGTGVVIGETCVIGDRVRIYQAVTLGAKSFPRDETGALIKGQPRHPVIEDDVVIYSGATVLGRITIGKGSTIGGNVWLTKDVPPGSFISQARIRSDSFENGGGI, from the coding sequence ATGACGTACCTCTCCCCGAACTCGATTAAGTCCAGCTTTTCCGGTCGTTGGGGCCTGGATGATGTTGTTACAGCCCTGAGCCAAGCTCCATCGGATCAGCGACCACACCACAGTCTGGCTGAGCATTACTACCCTCTTCCTTCTCGGGAAAATTTAACCGCTATTGTCCATAATCTCCGGGCGGTGCTTTTCCCACGACATTTTGGCGATCCAGAACTCTCCGATGAAACTACCCACTATTTTGTCGGCAACACCCTGGATAAGACGCTGAACTTACTGAAAGAGCAAATCCAACGGGAACTCTGGCTGCAACAGCAATATGAAAACAATCCCGAGCATACTGAAGCTTCGATTAGCCAATTAGCCGCAGACATCACACTCCAGTTTGCGAAAACATTGCCCGGAATTAAATTCATCCTCGATACCGATGTCAATGCAGCTTATCTGGGAGATCCCGCGGCTCAATCCACTAGCGAAGTGCTGTTTTGCTATCCCGGTATTGCCGCGATCACGTTTCATCGCCTGGCCCATGCCCTCTACCGCTTGGATTTACCCCTCTTAGCCCGAATTATTGCCGAGGTGAGTCATTCCGAAACGGGAATTGATATTCACCCGGGAGCTACCATTGGCCGCAGCTTTTTTATTGATCACGGCACAGGCGTTGTCATTGGCGAAACCTGTGTGATTGGCGACCGGGTGCGGATTTACCAGGCCGTGACCTTAGGGGCGAAAAGCTTTCCCCGAGACGAAACTGGCGCATTAATTAAAGGGCAACCTCGGCATCCGGTGATTGAAGATGATGTCGTGATTTATTCTGGGGCAACGGTTTTAGGCCGAATCACCATTGGCAAAGGCTCCACCATTGGCGGTAACGTCTGGCTAACGAAAGATGTGCCTCCGGGTAGCTTCATTTCCCAGGCCCGGATCCGCTCCGATAGCTTTGAAAACGGCGGCGGGATATAG
- a CDS encoding family 2A encapsulin nanocompartment shell protein, producing the protein MTFSASNEPQQLALGDVAARQLANATKTVPQLETISPRWLVRLLHWLPVEAGIYRVNQVRNASEIEVACSSRDESDVPETFVDYIENPREYFLSAVNAVVDVHTRISDLYSSPHDQIREQLRLTIEIMKERQENELINNPEYGLLNNVAPSQIVNPRGSAPTPDDLDELLTKVWKEPGFFLAHPQTIAAFGRECTRRGVPPATISLFGTPFITWRGVPLIPSDKVAVVEGKSKIILLRVGESRQGVVGLYQPNLPGEQGMGLSVRFMGINRKALASYLVSLYCSLAVLTDDALAVLDNVDVTQYHTYRYE; encoded by the coding sequence ATGACGTTTAGTGCCTCAAACGAACCCCAGCAATTAGCCTTGGGGGATGTTGCAGCTCGCCAGTTAGCCAATGCCACGAAAACGGTTCCCCAACTAGAAACGATTTCCCCACGATGGTTAGTCCGGCTTCTCCATTGGTTACCCGTAGAAGCTGGGATTTATCGCGTCAACCAAGTCCGTAATGCTTCAGAAATTGAGGTGGCCTGCTCCAGCCGGGATGAGTCTGATGTGCCGGAAACCTTTGTGGACTACATCGAAAACCCCCGAGAGTATTTCCTCAGTGCCGTCAATGCCGTGGTGGATGTCCATACCCGGATTTCTGACCTTTACAGCAGCCCCCATGACCAAATTCGCGAGCAACTGCGCTTGACGATTGAGATCATGAAAGAGCGGCAAGAAAATGAACTGATCAACAACCCCGAATATGGCCTGCTCAATAATGTTGCTCCTAGCCAAATCGTTAACCCCCGTGGATCTGCTCCCACCCCTGATGATTTAGACGAATTGCTAACGAAAGTGTGGAAAGAACCCGGTTTCTTCTTAGCCCATCCCCAAACCATTGCTGCCTTTGGCCGGGAATGTACGCGTCGGGGTGTGCCGCCTGCAACGATTTCTCTCTTTGGAACGCCGTTTATTACTTGGCGGGGTGTCCCCTTAATTCCCTCCGATAAAGTTGCAGTGGTGGAAGGTAAGTCGAAAATTATCCTCTTACGGGTGGGTGAAAGTCGCCAAGGGGTTGTGGGCTTGTATCAACCAAATTTACCGGGCGAACAAGGCATGGGTCTGTCGGTGCGGTTTATGGGGATTAATCGCAAAGCCCTGGCCAGCTATTTGGTTTCTCTCTATTGCTCCTTAGCGGTGTTGACCGATGATGCTTTGGCGGTGTTAGACAACGTGGATGTGACCCAGTACCATACCTACCGCTATGAGTAA
- a CDS encoding family 2A encapsulin nanocompartment cargo protein cysteine desulfurase, which produces MSNPSSFPNIQALASAAQQVFSSSQLSQLTPNSATNPLLNEAALEQLVNAVVQDLNQVLAVSPQEVPTPDAVPGIPSPTGGIPSSGSIPGVSGLGAAVPIPHPSSSIPSSGLIPIVPSLVPAANPGLPNPSGSIPSSGAIPVVPVPPTGVPNSGSIPGLVNPAGAIPSSGAVPGIPSLSAAAPTSAANPGIPNPSGAVPNSASIPGLPSPSVVAPTSASVPELLNPTGVIPTSLGQGIPASELNVPSSPGPGIPDFTPPVFQPDLKTVPVDSVPHHFDLGSVSPAHLPTSAALPQIPQALTSFETGFAFIDEQQHFAPSAPALNPHYLQAHPGHDFPLTVPQLVGPRVGSSVGFDLHAVRQDFPILQEKVNGRPLIWFDNAATTHKPKAVIDRLTYYYEHENSNVHRAAHELAARSTDAYEKSREQVRRFINASSTNEIVFVRGTTEAINLVAKSWGSQNVHEGDEIILTHLEHHANIVPWQQLCAEKGARLRIVPVDDHGQVRLDEYQKLLSDRTKIVAFTHVSNALGTVTPAAEMIALAHRYGAKVLLDGAQSVSHMAIDVQALDCDWFVFSGHKVFGPTGIGVVYGKEDLLNATLPWQTGGNMIVDVTFEKTVYHQAPGRFEAGTGNIADAVGLGAALEYVQKIGLESICRYEHELLVYGTALLQEIPGLRLIGTAPEKAAVLSFVLEGHSPEAVGSALNQEGIAVRAGHHCAQPILRRFGLEATVRPSLAFYNTHGELEALATALRRIQAGVTAK; this is translated from the coding sequence ATGAGTAATCCCAGTTCGTTTCCGAATATCCAGGCCCTGGCCAGTGCTGCCCAACAGGTCTTTAGTTCGAGTCAATTGAGTCAACTCACGCCCAACTCGGCCACGAATCCCCTATTGAACGAGGCGGCCTTAGAACAGTTGGTCAATGCGGTGGTGCAGGATCTCAATCAAGTGTTAGCGGTTTCGCCCCAAGAGGTTCCCACTCCTGATGCCGTACCAGGGATACCCAGTCCGACTGGGGGAATTCCAAGTTCTGGATCAATTCCGGGAGTCTCTGGTCTAGGGGCCGCCGTCCCAATCCCTCATCCATCGAGTTCAATTCCCAGCTCTGGATTAATTCCCATTGTTCCGAGTCTGGTTCCGGCTGCAAATCCAGGCCTGCCTAATCCATCGGGATCAATTCCGAGTTCGGGAGCCATTCCTGTTGTGCCTGTTCCACCCACGGGAGTCCCAAATTCAGGTTCAATTCCCGGCCTGGTCAATCCGGCTGGAGCCATTCCCAGTTCCGGGGCCGTTCCCGGCATTCCCAGTCTCTCGGCGGCTGCACCTACATCGGCTGCAAACCCAGGAATTCCTAATCCCAGTGGAGCAGTTCCCAATTCAGCCTCTATTCCAGGCCTACCGAGTCCCTCTGTCGTTGCGCCAACCTCAGCATCGGTTCCAGAACTTCTCAATCCAACTGGGGTAATTCCGACTTCTTTGGGTCAAGGAATACCTGCTTCAGAACTGAATGTTCCGAGTTCACCGGGGCCTGGGATTCCAGATTTTACTCCCCCAGTTTTTCAGCCAGATTTGAAAACGGTTCCAGTTGATAGCGTTCCGCATCATTTTGATTTAGGCTCAGTTTCGCCAGCCCATTTGCCCACATCTGCGGCACTGCCCCAAATTCCCCAGGCCCTAACTTCTTTTGAAACTGGGTTTGCCTTTATTGATGAGCAGCAACATTTCGCCCCATCTGCCCCAGCTCTCAATCCCCATTATTTGCAAGCTCACCCCGGCCATGATTTCCCGCTGACGGTGCCACAACTGGTGGGGCCACGGGTTGGTTCCAGTGTGGGATTTGATCTCCATGCGGTGCGGCAAGATTTTCCAATTCTCCAAGAGAAAGTTAACGGGCGGCCTCTGATTTGGTTTGACAATGCGGCCACCACCCATAAACCGAAAGCGGTGATTGATCGCCTGACCTACTACTACGAGCATGAAAACTCCAATGTCCACCGGGCGGCCCATGAATTAGCGGCGCGCTCCACCGATGCCTATGAAAAATCTCGGGAACAGGTGCGGCGGTTTATTAATGCCTCTTCCACGAATGAGATTGTCTTTGTTCGGGGGACAACAGAAGCCATTAACCTCGTGGCCAAAAGTTGGGGTTCCCAAAATGTCCATGAAGGCGATGAAATTATCCTCACCCATCTGGAACACCATGCCAATATTGTCCCCTGGCAACAACTCTGTGCGGAAAAAGGGGCGCGGTTGCGGATTGTCCCCGTGGATGATCATGGGCAAGTTCGGCTGGATGAGTATCAAAAACTCTTGAGTGACCGGACAAAAATTGTTGCTTTTACCCATGTTTCCAATGCCTTAGGCACCGTTACCCCTGCAGCGGAAATGATTGCCTTAGCCCATCGGTATGGAGCCAAAGTTCTCTTGGATGGGGCGCAATCGGTTTCCCACATGGCCATTGATGTCCAGGCCTTGGATTGTGATTGGTTTGTCTTTTCCGGTCATAAGGTTTTTGGGCCGACGGGGATTGGCGTGGTCTATGGCAAAGAGGATTTGCTCAATGCGACTCTCCCCTGGCAAACCGGCGGCAACATGATCGTCGATGTCACCTTTGAAAAAACGGTCTATCATCAAGCTCCGGGACGCTTTGAAGCAGGGACTGGGAATATTGCTGATGCCGTGGGCCTGGGGGCAGCTTTGGAATATGTCCAGAAAATTGGCCTGGAGTCTATCTGCCGTTATGAGCATGAGCTTTTAGTTTACGGAACGGCTCTGTTGCAAGAAATCCCAGGCCTGCGGTTGATTGGTACGGCTCCTGAAAAAGCGGCGGTGTTGTCCTTTGTCTTGGAGGGCCACAGTCCAGAAGCGGTGGGAAGTGCCTTGAATCAAGAGGGAATCGCGGTGCGGGCCGGTCATCATTGCGCTCAACCGATTTTGCGCCGTTTTGGCCTGGAAGCAACCGTGCGTCCCTCTCTTGCCTTCTACAACACCCACGGGGAACTGGAAGCCCTCGCGACTGCGTTACGGCGGATTCAAGCGGGGGTAACGGCTAAATAA
- a CDS encoding beta-lactamase hydrolase domain-containing protein: protein MTIIARISPDYAAADQLNPRDFQDLVAQGYQSVINLRLPLEKGFLVNEDALVAEAGLEYCHLPLSPTKPDPVAIEAALAEIQKLPKPTLIHCAAGVRAAALVLVILAIQENLGHNEVFQKAKELGVPPQQPILQQLFNRYLAVTPA, encoded by the coding sequence ATGACCATCATTGCAAGAATTAGCCCAGACTATGCCGCAGCCGATCAACTCAACCCCCGTGATTTTCAAGATTTAGTGGCTCAAGGCTATCAATCTGTGATCAATTTACGTTTGCCTTTAGAAAAAGGGTTTTTGGTGAATGAAGATGCGTTGGTGGCTGAAGCTGGCCTGGAATATTGTCATTTGCCCCTGAGTCCAACCAAACCTGATCCGGTGGCTATCGAAGCAGCTTTAGCCGAAATTCAAAAATTACCGAAACCGACCTTGATTCATTGTGCGGCTGGAGTCCGGGCGGCGGCTTTGGTTCTTGTGATCTTGGCCATCCAAGAAAATCTGGGCCACAATGAAGTGTTCCAAAAAGCCAAAGAACTCGGAGTCCCCCCGCAACAACCCATTCTCCAGCAACTGTTCAATCGTTATTTAGCCGTTACCCCCGCTTGA
- a CDS encoding beta-lactamase hydrolase domain-containing protein, whose protein sequence is MASIKKINQDYAGADQPNATDFQKLVEQGYQSVINLRSAGENGFLENEADLVAEVGLEYRHLPLNSGIAEDREIEAILAEVKKLPKPIVFHCGAGARGGALALIALAIEEHLSHAEIIQKAEELGINSEQPHLKLFLSKYTAPPAASS, encoded by the coding sequence ATGGCTTCGATCAAGAAAATTAATCAAGACTACGCTGGGGCCGACCAACCCAATGCTACAGATTTTCAAAAGCTGGTGGAGCAGGGGTATCAGTCTGTGATTAACCTCCGCTCTGCTGGAGAAAACGGTTTTTTGGAGAATGAGGCTGATCTGGTGGCTGAAGTTGGCCTGGAGTATCGGCATCTTCCCCTTAATTCAGGAATTGCGGAGGATCGGGAAATTGAGGCTATTCTAGCTGAGGTCAAAAAGTTACCCAAACCGATTGTCTTTCACTGTGGGGCGGGGGCCAGGGGTGGGGCTTTGGCCTTAATTGCCCTTGCCATTGAAGAACATCTGAGCCATGCAGAGATTATCCAGAAGGCAGAGGAACTGGGGATCAACTCCGAACAACCTCACTTAAAGCTGTTTTTGAGTAAATACACAGCACCCCCTGCTGCTTCAAGTTGA
- a CDS encoding DUF1993 domain-containing protein: MQSQSIASLQNLFQSRLATLEHLLMSAQSHFGDNDSFLQTRITADMLPFGTQIVFTCNQPRNFALWYDGKPMNNLDPDVLSLQQASAHISNTKKLLADLRVEDEKLDEVTHIDLGQGLYVELSGNAYVNDFLIPNFYFHLVTAYNILRMAGVPIGKRDYMMHLVPYVRQK; encoded by the coding sequence ATGCAAAGTCAGAGTATAGCTTCTCTCCAAAACCTTTTCCAAAGCCGATTAGCGACTCTTGAGCACCTCTTGATGTCAGCTCAGTCCCATTTTGGTGACAACGACTCTTTCCTTCAAACGCGCATTACGGCAGATATGCTTCCCTTTGGCACACAGATTGTGTTCACCTGCAATCAGCCCCGCAACTTTGCTCTGTGGTATGACGGTAAACCGATGAATAATCTAGATCCAGATGTTCTCTCTCTTCAGCAGGCATCTGCACACATATCAAATACCAAAAAGCTCCTAGCGGACTTGAGGGTTGAAGACGAAAAGCTAGATGAGGTTACACATATTGACTTGGGACAGGGACTCTATGTCGAATTATCTGGTAATGCCTATGTGAATGATTTTTTGATTCCCAACTTCTACTTTCATCTGGTTACGGCCTACAACATTCTTCGTATGGCTGGTGTGCCAATCGGAAAACGGGATTACATGATGCACTTAGTACCATATGTCAGACAAAAATGA